In one Corallococcus sp. EGB genomic region, the following are encoded:
- a CDS encoding SWIM zinc finger family protein, whose translation MSTATARHPVALSYAAQSDVVVTPDASRVQLALEGSRGTVGVSGQVKDPTLFRDALAAAFAVLSSDLRYRGRDRTAYLAYLMKQGKRASAQIWEAQKAFLDNALEGEEKKDAVLDPVLTVDPDQVSLEVFSRDESAYARLAFDNSLFDQRQAAHGSTFLDVPQDLPARLDRLRAYAPVMLEAHVAPTAKPTPVAEPRAPRTVEVPHAWLRGFLQVQSAATLPATTCSIAPIDLYNLLFALRTRRSKKAPRALRFELVPGAPPRLVLEPWEQVLECHGGAYTGSAPAVVRTFGRQRLAALARLLPHAKGVHVQLLGPGLPVFWVIDLGAATLTLGLTGWTESGWSSAAAFDALMPRDVPEGLAESLRNRLRKDGPLAFEVLAKDAGAPKDQVRAALQLECLRGRVLFDVARGAYRPRELMPTPVDEAALRYGNEREARAHRLLGDGGPGAGEVKLTQVHDLVGEGTRIQGEVVDREAVRSFFPSFTLDLEGRVKDASCGCPHFRRSGLREGPCEHMLALRLAYARRRAEEEALRQTPEGRKLIRAETRAYVRRDPNTGLEQVYRVSLDGKVVALTWGPRLGDSRHQRLWFDTDTEARTAYFSRLEKLTADGYIDAASTLV comes from the coding sequence GTGAGCACCGCAACCGCACGTCACCCCGTCGCGCTGAGCTACGCCGCGCAGAGCGACGTGGTCGTCACGCCGGACGCCTCGCGCGTGCAGCTGGCCCTGGAGGGCTCGCGAGGCACCGTGGGCGTCAGTGGCCAGGTGAAGGACCCCACCCTCTTCCGCGACGCGCTGGCCGCCGCCTTCGCGGTGCTCTCCAGCGACCTGCGCTACCGGGGCCGCGACCGCACCGCGTACCTCGCGTACCTGATGAAGCAGGGCAAGCGCGCCAGCGCGCAGATCTGGGAGGCCCAGAAGGCCTTCCTCGACAACGCGCTGGAGGGCGAGGAGAAGAAGGACGCCGTCCTGGACCCCGTCCTCACGGTGGATCCGGATCAGGTCTCGCTGGAGGTCTTCTCCCGCGACGAGAGCGCCTACGCGCGCCTCGCCTTCGACAACAGCCTCTTCGACCAGCGCCAGGCCGCGCACGGCTCCACCTTCCTGGACGTGCCGCAGGACCTGCCCGCCCGGCTGGATCGCCTGCGCGCCTACGCCCCGGTGATGCTGGAGGCCCACGTCGCCCCCACGGCGAAGCCCACGCCCGTCGCGGAGCCCCGCGCCCCGCGCACGGTGGAGGTCCCCCACGCGTGGCTGCGAGGCTTCCTCCAGGTGCAGTCCGCCGCGACGCTGCCGGCCACCACCTGCTCCATCGCCCCCATCGACCTGTACAACCTGCTCTTCGCGCTGCGCACCCGCCGCTCGAAGAAGGCGCCCCGCGCGCTGCGCTTCGAGCTGGTCCCCGGCGCGCCGCCCCGGCTGGTGCTGGAGCCCTGGGAGCAGGTGCTGGAGTGCCACGGCGGCGCGTACACGGGCAGCGCGCCCGCGGTGGTGCGCACCTTCGGCCGTCAGCGCCTCGCCGCGCTCGCGCGCCTGTTGCCCCACGCGAAGGGCGTGCACGTGCAGCTCCTGGGTCCGGGCCTGCCGGTGTTCTGGGTCATCGACCTGGGCGCGGCCACGCTGACGCTGGGGCTCACCGGCTGGACGGAGAGCGGCTGGTCCAGCGCCGCCGCCTTCGACGCGCTGATGCCGCGTGACGTGCCGGAAGGCCTGGCGGAGTCGCTGCGCAACCGCCTGCGCAAGGACGGGCCCCTCGCGTTCGAGGTGCTGGCGAAGGACGCAGGAGCACCGAAGGACCAGGTGCGCGCCGCGCTCCAGCTCGAATGCCTGCGGGGCCGCGTCCTCTTCGACGTGGCCCGCGGCGCCTACCGCCCGCGCGAGCTGATGCCCACCCCGGTGGACGAGGCCGCGCTGCGCTACGGCAACGAGCGCGAGGCCCGCGCCCACCGCCTGCTGGGCGACGGCGGCCCGGGCGCCGGCGAAGTGAAGCTCACCCAGGTGCACGACCTCGTCGGCGAGGGCACGCGCATCCAGGGCGAAGTGGTGGACCGCGAGGCGGTGCGCAGCTTCTTCCCCAGCTTCACCCTGGACCTGGAGGGCCGCGTGAAGGACGCGAGCTGCGGCTGCCCGCACTTCCGCCGCTCCGGCCTGCGCGAAGGCCCCTGCGAGCACATGCTCGCGCTGCGCCTGGCGTACGCGCGCCGCCGCGCCGAGGAGGAGGCGCTCCGTCAGACGCCGGAGGGCCGCAAGCTCATCCGCGCGGAGACGCGGGCCTACGTGCGCCGCGACCCGAACACGGGCCTGGAGCAGGTGTATCGCGTGTCGCTGGACGGCAAGGTGGTGGCCCTCACCTGGGGGCCCCGCCTGGGCGACTCGCGCCACCAGCGCCTCTGGTTCGACACGGATACGGAAGCCCGGACGGCGTACTTCAGCCGTTTGGAGAAACTCACCGCGGACGGCTACATCGACGCGGCCTCGACTCTGGTGTAA
- a CDS encoding reverse transcriptase family protein — translation MTAKMESFVPAAPPQAAPEVTPAAAAPNTVAKREAAKAAHDALVTRWKAITEAGGTDEWVRAQLQSQGALADEVDFSSLNEKQKAAWKAKKKAEAVERRALERQAHEAWKATHVNHLGVGIYWNEAGLPDKFDLEHREERARQNGMPALGSAEDLAKALGLSVSKLRGFAFHRDVDTGSNYVTWRIPKRTGGERTITSPKPELKEAQRWVLSNVVERLPVHGAAHGFVAGRSILTNALAHQGADVVVKVDLKDFFPSVTWRRVKGLLRKGGLPENTSTLLALMSTEAPRERMSFRGKTLHVAKGPRALPQGAPTSPAITNALCLRLDKRLSALSRKLGFTYTRYADDLTFSWTKAKAPKARRAQGAPVAVLLARVKDVVEAEGFTVHPDKTRVARKGSRQRVTGLVVNEAKEGTPAARVPRDVVRRLRAAIHNRLKGKPGRDGESLEQLKGMAAFIHMTDPVKGRMYLDELAKLEAAPPPQA, via the coding sequence ATGACCGCCAAGATGGAGTCGTTCGTCCCCGCCGCCCCGCCGCAGGCCGCTCCCGAAGTCACGCCTGCGGCTGCAGCCCCCAACACCGTCGCGAAGCGCGAGGCCGCGAAGGCCGCGCACGACGCCCTCGTCACGCGCTGGAAGGCCATCACCGAGGCCGGCGGCACGGACGAATGGGTGCGCGCGCAGCTCCAGTCGCAGGGCGCGCTCGCGGACGAGGTGGACTTCTCCTCACTGAACGAGAAGCAGAAGGCCGCCTGGAAGGCGAAGAAGAAGGCCGAAGCGGTGGAGCGCCGCGCGCTGGAGCGCCAGGCCCACGAGGCGTGGAAGGCCACGCACGTGAACCACCTGGGCGTGGGCATCTACTGGAACGAAGCCGGCCTGCCGGACAAGTTCGACCTGGAGCACCGCGAGGAGCGCGCGCGCCAGAACGGCATGCCCGCGCTGGGCTCGGCGGAGGACCTGGCGAAGGCGCTGGGCCTGAGCGTGTCCAAGCTGCGCGGCTTCGCGTTCCACCGCGACGTGGACACGGGCTCGAACTACGTGACGTGGCGCATCCCCAAGCGCACGGGCGGCGAGCGCACCATCACCTCGCCCAAGCCGGAGCTGAAGGAAGCTCAGCGCTGGGTGCTCTCCAACGTCGTGGAGCGGCTGCCGGTGCACGGCGCGGCGCACGGCTTCGTGGCGGGGCGCTCCATCCTCACCAACGCGCTGGCGCACCAGGGCGCGGACGTGGTGGTGAAGGTGGACCTGAAGGACTTCTTCCCCTCGGTGACGTGGCGCCGGGTGAAGGGCCTCTTGCGCAAGGGCGGCCTGCCGGAGAACACCTCCACGCTGCTGGCGCTGATGTCCACGGAGGCCCCGCGCGAGCGCATGTCCTTCCGGGGCAAGACGCTGCACGTGGCGAAGGGACCGCGGGCCCTGCCACAGGGAGCCCCCACCTCCCCCGCCATCACCAACGCGCTGTGCCTGCGCCTGGACAAGCGGCTGTCGGCGCTGTCGCGCAAGCTGGGCTTCACCTACACGCGCTACGCGGACGACCTGACCTTCTCCTGGACGAAGGCGAAGGCGCCCAAGGCGCGCCGGGCGCAGGGAGCCCCGGTGGCGGTGCTGCTCGCGAGGGTGAAGGACGTGGTGGAAGCCGAGGGCTTCACGGTGCACCCGGACAAGACGCGGGTCGCGCGCAAGGGCAGCCGTCAGCGCGTCACGGGGCTCGTGGTGAACGAGGCGAAGGAAGGCACGCCCGCCGCCCGAGTCCCCCGCGACGTGGTGCGCCGCCTGCGCGCGGCCATCCACAACCGCCTGAAGGGCAAGCCGGGCCGCGACGGTGAGTCGCTGGAGCAGCTCAAGGGCATGGCGGCGTTCATCCACATGACGGACCCGGTGAAGGGCCGCATGTACCTGGATGAGCTCGCGAAGCTCGAAGCCGCCCCGCCCCCCCAGGCATAG
- a CDS encoding alpha/beta hydrolase has product MAGGVLKRIRWGRVLGVFVLPWLLVALALAGRAAWRSEQYFHYAKPAAVLPPDFGDAREVTLRTDDGVELRGWYLPSRNRAAWVLAHGLSQTRMDLIPEARALRDGGYGVLLFDLRAHGQSGGETSTWGDKERQDVRAALAYVRAQPEVDPARVGALGFSIGSAAVAEVAAKDPQVAAVVLLSPFNTLWLAAAYDFRRFGFVTQTGALVPFWRRGIALEEVRTLDAVDHIKPRPLFVVAGTEESGQPLLDELFTHVAPYAQTWRIAGASHGNFAATAPTEYPRRLLEFADAALKPR; this is encoded by the coding sequence ATGGCTGGTGGGGTGTTGAAGCGGATCCGGTGGGGGCGGGTGCTGGGGGTGTTCGTGTTGCCCTGGCTGCTGGTGGCGCTGGCGCTGGCAGGCCGCGCGGCGTGGCGCTCGGAGCAGTACTTCCACTACGCGAAGCCCGCGGCGGTGCTGCCCCCGGACTTCGGTGACGCTCGCGAGGTGACGCTGCGCACGGATGACGGGGTGGAGCTGCGGGGCTGGTACCTGCCGTCCCGGAACAGGGCGGCGTGGGTGCTGGCGCATGGCCTGTCCCAGACGCGCATGGACCTGATTCCAGAGGCCCGCGCGCTGCGTGACGGGGGCTATGGCGTGCTGCTGTTCGACCTGCGCGCGCATGGACAGAGCGGCGGCGAGACGTCCACCTGGGGCGACAAGGAGCGCCAGGACGTGCGCGCGGCGCTGGCGTATGTGCGGGCGCAGCCGGAGGTGGATCCGGCTCGCGTGGGGGCGCTGGGGTTCTCCATTGGCTCCGCGGCGGTGGCGGAGGTGGCGGCGAAGGACCCGCAGGTGGCGGCCGTGGTGCTGCTGTCCCCGTTCAACACGCTGTGGCTGGCGGCGGCGTATGACTTCCGGCGCTTCGGCTTCGTGACGCAGACGGGGGCGCTGGTCCCGTTCTGGCGGCGGGGGATTGCCTTGGAGGAGGTGCGGACGCTCGACGCGGTGGACCACATCAAGCCCCGGCCGCTGTTCGTCGTCGCGGGGACGGAGGAGTCCGGCCAGCCGCTGTTGGATGAGCTGTTCACGCACGTCGCGCCGTACGCGCAGACGTGGCGCATCGCTGGCGCGTCGCATGGCAACTTCGCCGCGACCGCGCCCACGGAGTATCCGCGACGGTTGCTGGAGTTCGCGGATGCGGCGCTGAAGCCCCGCTGA
- a CDS encoding HEAT repeat domain-containing protein — MANLSIGNIEKVRALAANARLLIVGGTRAAADSRLTAYDAANNKVLWTSPLPAHVLGVALSGEQFAAAGADGTVRFGSLTDGTVKFQLHNAHPGGCTAVAASPDGKTLYTAGADGFVRAWDWDSTRKLKEWSASSQPLRAVAVDPTHTYVACAGDDGVVRSFTVGTDARRDMPGHEGAVRALAFTPRDGRLVSAGDDGKLRIGYLVGAVEFEVRGDKDSGHAGAVLGLVFPPTPQAEPGQDPAERIASVGSDGRLKVWRLDERRKPRTFELGSKALHAVAFAPPANPRQAKQLLGYLFVGGEDRRVTRITLGTDGKPTDETTAYGHGFDAFNEALKAALPRREAAVKEAVALQEPEALDFVLGVLASDKDIAARRLAATELGNHGRTAARPKLRDRLNDDDKTVRAAALDALVKLETESPLAAPRAALDSRFVDTRVQGLRLLAKVGSASPLVPGLIASKLPDAHPEVGTAALDALTTVSPKGSTEPLKLAFERGPAALKVEVLLRASVAGLLGDPHLQPLVARALDDADRDVRRVAFAVRVLERRALAATLEARDEEFARTVREVTRMLTVQRKRAAGDAEAKFTTDAEMAASREQLFGKAAAGAALTEADLEPLLAAMACRMPDTAVRGARVLAQLGDGRALGALLQLSREADATIRRETATALQALQDPRARERLVWMLDDADGDVRAAALSAVVALDADAPLSAAEAALRSGHEDVRVRGLDRLVKLGAKAEGAEGLLGDALEDESAKVRGEAFRTLWAWNDQEPVKALDRALAGRFPDLRTRAVEVLAQRGTEDWALERLKKSVEDRDVGVATAAYEAWVKLAGKEKPEPHLAALNTTHPALREKAAKASVHAPAEPLRSALLKRVQDEHLEVAVAALEALDKLIPHENGPLLAGIAASALPVRVRAAELLAPRGAEDIIEPMRGLITDKDLERMYPPGFLVPLRIRASRALATLGSRRLLGFYATTLLPNELTELQEQGARGLATASRRGDEGALLDALGHSLVAARSWAADGLARLGDVRALPVLTGNLRHEHLPIRLGAILAFAALGHEGDGGLLHGLEDSSREVQEMVFAIVLARDLRASREGGPPDLLTSALSSGRPEVRYAAARALELRTEPEAYRAHLVEVLLPPRPEKAGDMKDWPAEEERAKRVIGLAEALSSGQPEQRYAAAQVLLLRNKPLDYFREAQKVARPSSLQAPWKPETADGAAHVIQPSTPEKQGTASATGKSWLRRLFSAVKPAEGAGTGAPQSATQAERQHLRRLAFGAYVGLLRQVTAGDEEGHRVRRDAVDRVVKLTQEGYAGTSAAVAALLRALEDPHQLVRRAALAGLKELYPAGSDEPLALALASLSPDVARAALEELAERGDKARPRVAAALNSPLPEVRKSAFELLEKLSPPGSLEPLLAALGSEHADLRVGVIERLAGANDPRVTDALGRAMGSEHEDLRLRAAELLAFRGDDRAVEVLGTFLRSETTAVACRAQEALARLGTSAAVAALAARLTVAPESPERTRLVAALGRTHRADALDVLARQSVEDEAPSVRLACVTAAMELTWPPEQEKLEEHERDLKKRDAALAVRFLRVAVKSQDPEVRRAAAQELEHGRNEGQDALLVQLFNDRDVTVRAAAVEHYSKRVVEQGAAVEPLEEILRAGARELMLPAAEGVAHQRRASALRPLLLYARAGEPHERGRALLGLGTLGDVRALSELETVAAGGTPDAPAEEDMVVAAIEALGRLANRMPDGEERRRIEEKVEAAATDGNVFLRQEAGVRGLRALGGERARVKLEALLADIETDDDVRRTVAEELGKLGDPAAEPALAAALNEADDDLRAAARKALDVLFPKERTRVEFLAVQSEHEDISEPAATYLASEGDPALLVPRLATLENRELRLRLRRGLARRGAMPVPEVIALFGHDKPEAREEAARLVGTWTGDAREAGAVDTAGLTRALVAAERRTATAWATAQPSKREPLAAAWERLLWAGSRLGAKELVATSAEILRKGEAQAPAAVRQEAARVLGRLKATNEAQALRTALGDPDAAVRAAAASVLAALVPGEAATWALEVKPFDPVALGPTGEKVAPSALTSSEARRLAVPALLAKKDLKPLQTVASDPKPEVRQDAWAALGRLGGDEAAALLKTAAFDKSQSVELRKAAYRAHKRARRAAERARKEGQPS, encoded by the coding sequence ATGGCCAACCTCTCCATCGGCAACATCGAGAAGGTCCGTGCGCTCGCCGCCAATGCGCGCCTGCTCATCGTGGGCGGCACCCGCGCCGCCGCGGACAGCCGCCTGACCGCGTATGACGCCGCGAACAACAAGGTCCTGTGGACCAGCCCCCTGCCCGCCCACGTGCTGGGCGTGGCGCTCTCCGGCGAGCAGTTCGCCGCGGCGGGCGCGGACGGCACGGTGCGCTTCGGTTCGCTGACCGACGGCACCGTGAAGTTCCAGCTCCACAACGCGCACCCGGGCGGCTGCACGGCGGTGGCGGCGAGCCCCGACGGCAAGACGCTCTACACGGCCGGCGCGGACGGCTTCGTGCGCGCGTGGGACTGGGACAGCACGCGCAAGCTCAAGGAGTGGAGCGCGTCCTCGCAGCCGCTGCGCGCGGTGGCGGTGGACCCCACGCACACGTACGTGGCCTGCGCGGGCGACGACGGCGTGGTGCGCTCGTTCACGGTGGGGACGGACGCGCGCCGGGACATGCCGGGCCACGAGGGCGCGGTGCGGGCGCTGGCCTTCACGCCTCGCGACGGGCGGCTCGTCTCCGCGGGTGACGACGGCAAGCTGCGCATCGGCTACCTCGTCGGCGCGGTGGAGTTCGAGGTCCGCGGCGACAAGGACAGCGGCCACGCGGGCGCGGTGCTGGGGCTGGTGTTCCCGCCCACGCCGCAGGCGGAGCCCGGCCAGGATCCGGCGGAGCGCATCGCGTCCGTGGGCAGCGACGGCAGGCTGAAGGTCTGGCGGCTGGACGAGCGCCGCAAGCCGCGCACCTTCGAGCTGGGCAGCAAGGCCCTCCACGCGGTGGCCTTCGCGCCCCCGGCGAACCCGCGCCAGGCGAAGCAGCTGCTGGGCTACCTCTTCGTGGGCGGCGAGGACCGCCGCGTCACCCGCATCACGCTGGGCACGGACGGCAAGCCCACGGACGAGACGACGGCGTACGGCCACGGCTTCGACGCCTTCAACGAGGCGCTGAAGGCCGCCCTCCCCCGCCGCGAGGCCGCGGTGAAGGAGGCGGTGGCGCTCCAGGAGCCGGAGGCGCTGGACTTCGTCCTGGGCGTGCTGGCCTCGGACAAGGACATCGCGGCGCGCCGGCTGGCGGCCACGGAGCTGGGCAACCATGGCCGCACCGCCGCGCGGCCGAAGCTGCGCGACCGCCTCAACGACGACGACAAGACGGTGCGCGCCGCGGCGCTGGACGCGCTGGTGAAGCTGGAGACGGAGTCCCCGCTCGCGGCCCCCCGCGCGGCGCTGGACTCGCGCTTCGTGGACACGCGCGTGCAGGGCCTGCGCCTGCTGGCGAAGGTGGGCAGCGCGTCGCCGCTGGTGCCGGGGCTCATCGCCAGCAAGCTGCCGGACGCCCACCCGGAGGTGGGCACCGCCGCGCTGGACGCGCTCACCACCGTGTCGCCCAAGGGCAGCACGGAGCCGCTGAAGCTCGCGTTCGAGCGCGGCCCCGCGGCCCTCAAGGTGGAGGTGCTGTTGCGCGCGTCCGTGGCGGGCCTCCTGGGAGATCCGCACCTGCAGCCGCTGGTGGCGCGCGCGCTGGACGACGCGGACCGGGACGTGCGCCGCGTGGCCTTCGCGGTGCGCGTGCTGGAGCGCCGCGCGCTGGCCGCCACGCTGGAGGCCAGGGACGAGGAGTTCGCGCGCACGGTGCGGGAGGTGACCCGCATGCTGACGGTCCAGCGCAAGCGCGCGGCCGGGGACGCGGAGGCGAAGTTCACCACCGACGCGGAGATGGCCGCCTCGCGCGAGCAGCTCTTCGGCAAGGCGGCCGCGGGCGCGGCGCTGACGGAGGCGGACCTGGAGCCGCTGCTCGCCGCCATGGCCTGCCGCATGCCGGACACGGCCGTGCGTGGCGCGCGCGTGCTGGCGCAGCTCGGTGACGGCCGCGCCCTGGGCGCGCTGCTCCAGCTGTCGCGCGAGGCCGACGCCACCATCCGCCGCGAGACGGCCACCGCGCTCCAGGCGCTGCAGGATCCGCGAGCCCGCGAGCGGCTGGTGTGGATGCTGGACGACGCGGACGGGGACGTGCGCGCGGCGGCGCTGTCGGCCGTGGTGGCGCTGGACGCGGACGCGCCGCTGTCCGCCGCGGAGGCCGCGCTGCGCTCCGGTCACGAGGACGTGCGCGTGCGCGGCCTGGACCGGCTGGTGAAGCTGGGCGCGAAGGCGGAGGGCGCGGAGGGACTGCTCGGCGACGCGCTGGAGGACGAGTCCGCCAAGGTGCGCGGCGAGGCCTTCCGCACGCTCTGGGCCTGGAACGACCAGGAGCCGGTGAAGGCGCTGGACCGCGCGCTGGCGGGCCGCTTCCCGGACCTGCGCACCCGCGCGGTGGAGGTGCTCGCGCAGCGCGGGACGGAAGACTGGGCGCTGGAGCGGCTGAAGAAGTCCGTGGAGGACCGCGACGTGGGCGTGGCCACCGCCGCCTACGAGGCGTGGGTGAAGCTGGCCGGCAAGGAGAAGCCGGAGCCGCACCTGGCCGCGCTCAACACCACGCACCCGGCCCTTCGCGAGAAGGCCGCCAAGGCCTCCGTGCACGCCCCGGCGGAGCCCCTGCGCTCCGCGCTCCTCAAGCGCGTGCAGGACGAACACCTGGAGGTGGCGGTCGCGGCGCTCGAGGCGCTGGACAAGCTCATCCCCCACGAGAACGGACCGCTGCTCGCGGGCATCGCGGCGTCGGCGCTGCCGGTGCGCGTGCGGGCCGCGGAGCTGCTCGCCCCGCGCGGCGCGGAGGACATCATCGAGCCCATGCGCGGGCTCATCACGGACAAGGACCTGGAGCGGATGTACCCGCCCGGCTTCCTGGTCCCCCTGCGCATCCGCGCGTCGCGCGCGCTTGCCACGCTCGGCTCGCGGCGCCTGCTGGGCTTCTACGCCACCACGCTGCTGCCCAACGAGCTGACGGAGCTCCAGGAGCAGGGAGCGCGCGGCCTCGCCACGGCCAGCCGCCGGGGCGACGAGGGCGCACTGCTGGACGCGCTGGGCCACTCGCTGGTGGCGGCGCGCTCGTGGGCCGCGGACGGCCTGGCGCGCCTGGGTGACGTGCGCGCGCTGCCGGTGCTCACGGGAAATCTGCGCCATGAGCACCTGCCCATCCGGCTGGGCGCCATCCTCGCCTTCGCGGCCCTGGGCCACGAGGGCGACGGCGGCCTGCTGCACGGCCTGGAGGACTCCTCGCGAGAGGTGCAGGAGATGGTGTTCGCCATCGTGCTCGCGCGAGACCTGCGCGCCAGCCGCGAGGGCGGACCGCCGGACCTGCTGACGAGCGCGCTGTCCAGCGGCCGTCCGGAGGTGCGCTACGCCGCGGCCCGCGCGCTGGAGCTGCGCACGGAGCCGGAGGCCTACCGCGCGCACCTGGTCGAAGTGCTGCTGCCGCCGCGTCCGGAGAAGGCCGGCGACATGAAGGACTGGCCCGCGGAGGAAGAGCGGGCGAAGCGCGTGATTGGCCTCGCCGAGGCGCTCTCCAGCGGTCAGCCGGAGCAGCGCTACGCGGCGGCCCAGGTGCTGTTGCTGCGCAACAAGCCGCTGGACTACTTCCGCGAGGCGCAGAAGGTCGCGCGGCCCAGCTCGCTCCAGGCCCCCTGGAAGCCGGAGACGGCCGACGGCGCCGCGCACGTCATCCAGCCGTCCACGCCGGAGAAGCAGGGCACGGCCTCCGCCACGGGCAAGAGCTGGCTGCGCCGCCTCTTCTCCGCGGTGAAGCCAGCGGAAGGCGCGGGCACCGGCGCGCCGCAGAGCGCGACCCAGGCGGAGCGTCAGCACCTGCGCCGCCTCGCCTTCGGCGCCTACGTGGGCCTGCTGCGGCAGGTGACCGCGGGCGACGAGGAAGGCCACCGCGTCCGCCGCGACGCCGTGGACCGCGTGGTGAAGCTCACGCAGGAGGGCTACGCGGGCACGTCCGCCGCCGTGGCCGCCCTGCTGCGCGCGCTGGAGGATCCGCACCAACTGGTGCGCCGGGCCGCGCTCGCGGGCCTCAAGGAGCTGTACCCCGCCGGCAGCGACGAGCCGCTGGCGCTGGCCCTGGCCTCGCTGTCGCCGGACGTGGCGCGCGCGGCGCTGGAGGAGCTGGCGGAGCGCGGGGACAAGGCCCGTCCGCGAGTGGCCGCCGCGCTCAACTCGCCGCTGCCGGAGGTGCGCAAGTCCGCCTTCGAGCTGCTGGAGAAGCTGAGCCCGCCGGGCAGCCTGGAGCCGCTGCTGGCCGCGCTGGGCAGCGAGCACGCGGACCTGCGCGTCGGTGTGATTGAGCGGCTCGCGGGCGCCAACGACCCGCGCGTCACGGACGCCCTGGGCCGCGCGATGGGCAGCGAGCACGAGGACCTGCGGCTGCGCGCCGCGGAGCTGCTCGCGTTCCGGGGCGATGACCGGGCGGTGGAGGTGCTGGGCACCTTCCTGCGTTCGGAGACGACGGCCGTGGCCTGCCGCGCACAGGAGGCGCTGGCCCGTCTGGGGACCTCCGCCGCCGTGGCCGCCCTGGCCGCGCGCCTGACGGTGGCCCCGGAGAGCCCGGAGCGCACCCGGCTGGTGGCGGCGCTGGGACGCACGCACCGCGCGGACGCGCTGGACGTGCTCGCGCGCCAGAGCGTGGAGGACGAGGCCCCGTCGGTGCGCCTCGCCTGCGTGACCGCCGCGATGGAGCTCACGTGGCCGCCGGAGCAGGAGAAGCTCGAGGAGCACGAGCGCGACCTGAAGAAGCGCGACGCGGCGCTCGCGGTGCGCTTCCTGCGCGTGGCGGTGAAGAGCCAGGACCCCGAGGTCCGCAGGGCCGCCGCCCAGGAGCTGGAGCACGGCAGGAACGAGGGCCAGGACGCGCTGCTCGTCCAGCTCTTCAACGACCGCGACGTCACCGTGCGCGCGGCGGCCGTGGAGCACTACTCGAAGCGAGTGGTGGAACAGGGCGCGGCGGTGGAGCCGCTGGAGGAGATCCTCCGCGCCGGAGCCCGCGAGCTGATGCTGCCCGCCGCGGAAGGCGTGGCCCACCAGCGCCGCGCCAGCGCCCTGCGTCCCCTGCTGCTGTACGCGCGCGCCGGTGAGCCGCACGAGCGAGGCCGGGCCCTGCTCGGCCTGGGCACCCTGGGCGACGTGCGCGCCCTCTCCGAGCTGGAGACGGTCGCGGCCGGAGGCACCCCGGACGCACCGGCGGAAGAGGACATGGTGGTCGCCGCCATCGAGGCCCTGGGCCGGCTCGCCAACCGGATGCCCGACGGCGAGGAGCGCCGCCGCATCGAGGAGAAGGTGGAAGCCGCGGCCACGGACGGCAACGTCTTCCTGCGCCAGGAAGCCGGTGTGCGCGGCCTGCGCGCCCTGGGCGGCGAGCGCGCCCGGGTGAAGCTGGAGGCCCTGCTCGCCGACATCGAGACGGACGACGACGTGCGCCGCACGGTGGCGGAGGAGCTCGGCAAGCTCGGGGACCCGGCCGCCGAGCCCGCGCTGGCCGCCGCGCTGAACGAGGCCGACGACGACCTGCGCGCCGCTGCCCGCAAGGCGCTGGACGTCCTCTTCCCGAAGGAGCGCACGCGGGTGGAGTTCCTCGCCGTGCAGAGCGAGCACGAGGACATCTCCGAGCCCGCCGCCACCTACCTGGCGAGCGAAGGCGACCCGGCGCTGCTCGTGCCCCGCCTGGCCACGCTGGAGAACCGGGAGCTGCGCCTCCGTCTGCGCCGGGGCCTCGCCCGTCGCGGCGCCATGCCCGTGCCGGAGGTCATCGCCCTGTTCGGCCATGACAAGCCGGAGGCCCGCGAGGAGGCCGCGCGGCTCGTGGGCACCTGGACGGGTGACGCGCGCGAAGCTGGCGCCGTGGACACCGCCGGGCTGACCCGCGCGCTCGTGGCCGCGGAACGGCGCACCGCCACCGCGTGGGCCACCGCGCAGCCCTCGAAGAGGGAGCCGCTGGCCGCCGCCTGGGAGCGCCTGCTCTGGGCGGGCTCACGGCTGGGCGCGAAGGAGCTGGTCGCGACCTCCGCCGAAATCCTCCGCAAGGGCGAGGCCCAGGCCCCCGCCGCCGTGCGCCAGGAGGCGGCGCGAGTGCTGGGACGACTGAAGGCCACGAACGAAGCGCAGGCCCTGCGCACCGCGCTCGGAGACCCGGACGCCGCCGTGCGCGCCGCCGCCGCGTCGGTGCTGGCCGCGTTGGTGCCTGGCGAGGCGGCCACCTGGGCGCTGGAGGTGAAGCCCTTCGACCCGGTGGCCCTGGGCCCCACGGGCGAGAAGGTGGCCCCGTCCGCGCTCACGTCCAGCGAGGCCCGCCGACTCGCGGTCCCCGCGCTGCTGGCGAAGAAGGACCTGAAGCCGCTCCAGACCGTGGCCTCCGACCCGAAGCCGGAGGTGCGGCAGGACGCCTGGGCCGCGCTGGGGCGCCTGGGCGGAGACGAAGCCGCGGCGCTGCTGAAGACGGCGGCGTTCGACAAGTCGCAGTCGGTGGAGCTGCGCAAGGCGGCCTACCGCGCCCACAAACGTGCACGCCGGGCCGCTGAGCGCGCCCGGAAGGAAGGTCAACCGTCGTGA